One genomic window of Garra rufa chromosome 2, GarRuf1.0, whole genome shotgun sequence includes the following:
- the LOC141326030 gene encoding uncharacterized protein, with the protein MVIIKEESEDMKIEEIFRVKHEDTEEQTKMVFIKEESEDMKIEETFRVKQEDNEEQTKLTALKEEREVLNETEEKDQCGKSFTHKECLNIHMRVHTGEKPYTCKQCGKSFTEKENLNRHMRVHTGEKPYTCNQCGKSFTDKGNLNRHMRFHTGEKPYTCKQCGNSFTEKGNLNRHMRFHTGEKPYTCKQCGKSFNEKENLNRHMRVHTGEKPYPCKQCGKSFTEKENLNRHMRVHTGEKPYTCKQCGKSFTDKGNLNMHMRVHTGEKPYTCKQCGQSFSDKGNLNRHMRVHTGEKPYTCKQCRRSFTEKVKLNRHMRFHTGEKPYTCQQCGKSFSQKRYLNIHMRVHTGEKPYTCKQCGNSFSQKGSLDRHMKIHNKEKPN; encoded by the exons ATGGTaattattaaagaggagagtgaagacatgaagattgaagaaatattcagagtcaaacatgaagatactgaggaacaaacaaaaatggtgtttattaaagaggagagtgaagacatgaagattgaagaaacattcagagtcaaacaagaagataatgaggaacaaacaaag ctaacagcgctgaaagaggaaaGGGAAgttctgaatgaaactgaagagaaagatcag tgtggaaagagttttactcataaagaatgccttaacattcatatgagagttcacactggagagaagccctacacatgcaaacagtgtggaaagagtttcactgaaaaagaaaaccttaacagacacatgagagttcacactggagagaagccttacacgtgcaatcagtgcggaaagagtttcactgataaaggaaaccttaacagacacatgagatttcacactggagagaagccttacacatgcaaacagtgtggaaacagtttcactgaaaaaggaaaccttaacagacacatgagatttcacactggagagaagccttacacatgcaaacagtgtggaaagagtttcaatgaaaaagaaaaccttaacagacacatgagagttcacactggagagaagccttacccatgcaaacagtgtgggaagagtttcactgaaaaagaaaaccttaacagacacatgagagttcacactggagagaagccttacacatgcaaacagtgtggaaagagtttcactgataaaggaaaccttaacatgcacatgagagttcacactggagagaagccttacacatgcaaacagtgtggtcAGAGTTTCAgtgataaaggaaaccttaacagacacatgagagttcacactggagagaagccttacacatgcaaacagtgtagaaggagtttcactgaaaaagtaaaacttaacagacacatgagatttcacactggagagaagccttacacatgccaacagtgtggaaagagtttcagtcaaaaaagatatcttaacattcacatgagagttcacactggagagaagccttacacatgcaaacagtgtggaaacagtttcagtcaaaaaggaagccttgacaggcacatgaaaattcacaataaaGAGAAGCCTAATTAG